A genomic region of Herbaspirillum sp. DW155 contains the following coding sequences:
- a CDS encoding MurR/RpiR family transcriptional regulator: MKQQPKNISLQGAGAVAQAVGKLYPQLSKSHRKTADYVLGNPFRAATMTIDELSEAAGISVATANRFAHALGFDGYASFRAALVSDFATTLAPVEKLREQVQRTATSAEIMAAAFDSDIANIQATRRMLTPEHCEQAVDMILSAQRVFITGFGASAYLSGLMAHTLEPYVRSVNSVAMAGGPSQAARQFFKLDSDDLVISMVFPRYAADTVWLTQRAVEKGARVLALTDTPGSPLVPLADVTLYAQTDGRLSPTSDAAALILIQALCDAVAHRARRSVQAATQMAEFVLPWLYLAQQPQRAGTTPVGQPVRTAPKRASTKGKTNA; this comes from the coding sequence GTGAAACAACAACCGAAGAACATCAGTTTGCAAGGAGCCGGTGCGGTAGCGCAGGCCGTGGGCAAGCTGTATCCGCAATTGTCCAAGTCGCACCGCAAGACGGCGGATTACGTGCTGGGCAATCCCTTCCGCGCCGCCACCATGACCATCGATGAACTCTCGGAAGCAGCCGGCATCTCGGTAGCCACCGCCAACCGCTTCGCCCATGCGCTGGGCTTCGACGGTTATGCCTCCTTCCGTGCGGCGCTGGTCTCGGATTTCGCCACCACCCTGGCGCCCGTGGAAAAGCTGCGCGAGCAGGTGCAGCGCACCGCCACCAGTGCCGAGATCATGGCCGCCGCCTTCGACAGCGACATCGCCAACATCCAGGCGACCCGCCGCATGCTCACGCCCGAGCACTGCGAGCAGGCGGTCGACATGATCCTCTCGGCGCAGCGCGTCTTCATCACCGGCTTTGGCGCCTCGGCTTATCTCTCGGGCCTGATGGCCCATACGCTGGAACCCTATGTGCGCAGCGTCAATTCGGTGGCGATGGCCGGTGGCCCATCGCAGGCGGCGCGCCAGTTCTTCAAGCTCGACAGCGATGACCTGGTGATCTCGATGGTGTTTCCGCGCTATGCCGCCGACACCGTATGGCTGACCCAGCGCGCGGTGGAGAAGGGCGCGCGGGTGCTGGCCCTGACCGATACGCCGGGCTCTCCGCTGGTGCCATTGGCCGACGTCACCCTGTATGCCCAGACCGATGGCCGGCTCTCGCCGACCTCGGACGCCGCTGCGCTGATCCTGATCCAGGCGCTGTGCGATGCGGTGGCGCACCGTGCGCGCCGCTCGGTACAGGCCGCCACGCAGATGGCCGAATTCGTGCTGCCCTGGCTGTATCTGGCCCAGCAGCCACAGCGTGCAGGCACCACGCCGGTCGGCCAGCCCGTCCGCACTGCCCCCAAACGCGCATCCACCAAAGGAAAGACCAACGCATGA
- a CDS encoding isoaspartyl peptidase/L-asparaginase, giving the protein MTTPVIAIHGGAGTITRASLSADDEARYHQALADIVAAGQAVLNAGGSALEAVTEAVRLLEDCPLFNAGHGAVYTSEGKHELDACVMNGADLASGAVACVTHLRNPILAARKVMEHSEHVLLVGPAAEAFAARHGAVTVEPDYFHTDARHEQWLRVRGQSRAMLDHDASSFAFAEKSAGPREPIDPDHKFGTVGAVALDQFGNLAAATSTGGITNKQPGRVGDSPIIGAGCYANNATVAVSATGTGEAFMRTAACYDIGARMAYAGQSLEEASRAVVFETLPKVGGRGGVIAIDAHGNLALPFNTEGMYRAYGRGELAPVTAIYAAPA; this is encoded by the coding sequence ATGACCACTCCGGTAATTGCCATCCACGGCGGCGCAGGCACCATCACGCGCGCATCCCTCTCGGCCGATGACGAAGCCCGCTATCACCAGGCGCTGGCCGACATCGTGGCCGCCGGCCAGGCCGTGCTCAACGCCGGCGGCTCGGCACTGGAAGCCGTCACCGAAGCGGTGCGCCTGCTGGAAGACTGTCCGCTCTTCAACGCCGGCCACGGCGCGGTCTATACCAGCGAAGGCAAGCATGAACTGGACGCCTGCGTCATGAATGGGGCCGACCTCGCCTCGGGCGCGGTGGCCTGTGTGACCCATCTGCGCAACCCCATCCTGGCTGCGCGCAAGGTGATGGAACACAGTGAGCACGTGCTGCTGGTCGGCCCCGCCGCCGAAGCCTTCGCCGCGCGCCATGGTGCGGTGACCGTCGAGCCGGACTATTTCCATACCGATGCGCGCCACGAGCAATGGCTGCGCGTGCGCGGCCAGTCGCGTGCGATGCTGGATCATGATGCTTCCTCGTTCGCCTTCGCGGAAAAGTCCGCCGGGCCCAGGGAACCCATCGACCCCGATCACAAGTTCGGCACCGTCGGCGCCGTCGCGCTGGACCAGTTCGGCAACCTCGCCGCCGCCACCTCGACCGGTGGCATCACCAACAAGCAACCCGGCCGCGTGGGCGATTCTCCCATCATCGGGGCCGGCTGCTACGCCAACAACGCCACCGTGGCCGTGTCGGCCACCGGCACCGGCGAAGCCTTCATGCGCACCGCCGCCTGCTACGACATCGGCGCGCGCATGGCCTATGCCGGCCAGTCGCTGGAAGAAGCCAGCCGCGCCGTGGTCTTCGAGACCCTGCCCAAGGTCGGCGGACGCGGTGGCGTGATCGCCATCGACGCCCACGGCAACCTGGCCTTGCCCTTCAATACCGAAGGCATG